A single window of Cellulomonas sp. NTE-D12 DNA harbors:
- the pafA gene encoding Pup--protein ligase, translating into MDRRIFGLETEYGVTCAAVDGRGLSADEVARYLFRKVVAWGRSSNVFLRNGSRLYLDVGSHPEYATAECDDWRQLVTHDRAGERILEGLVQDAQQRLEHEGLPGSIHLFKNNTDSAGNSYGCHENYLVRRQGDFARLSDVLVPFLITRQILTGAGKVLATPRGAVYCLSQRADHIWEAVSSATTRSRPIINTRDEPHADAEHFRRLHVIVGDSSMAETTTMLKVGATDMLLRLVEAGVPIRDMALENPIRAIREISHDMTGRHPITLASGRTVTAIDLQEEYLARVADFVGSEVGPSPETKQVLDLWERGLRALRTGDLSLVDRELDWAIKYRMIERYRAKHGLELSDVRVQRLDLAYHDISRTEGLYNLLAARGLVERVTTDVEVFEATEQPPQTTRAKLRGDFVRAAQDARRDYTVDWVHLKLNDQAQRTVLCKDPFRSVDERVDRLIESM; encoded by the coding sequence GTGGACCGACGGATCTTCGGCCTGGAGACCGAGTACGGCGTCACCTGCGCCGCGGTGGACGGGCGCGGCCTCTCGGCGGACGAGGTGGCGCGCTACCTGTTCCGCAAGGTGGTGGCGTGGGGCCGCTCCTCCAACGTGTTCCTGCGCAACGGGTCGCGGCTCTACCTCGACGTCGGCTCCCACCCGGAGTACGCGACGGCGGAGTGCGACGACTGGCGGCAGCTGGTCACCCACGACCGGGCTGGCGAGCGGATCCTCGAAGGACTGGTGCAGGACGCCCAGCAGCGGCTGGAGCACGAGGGTCTGCCCGGCAGCATCCACCTGTTCAAGAACAACACCGACTCCGCGGGCAACTCGTACGGCTGCCACGAGAACTACCTGGTGCGTCGGCAGGGCGACTTCGCCCGCCTCTCCGACGTGCTGGTGCCGTTCCTGATCACGCGGCAGATCCTCACCGGCGCCGGCAAGGTGCTGGCGACCCCACGGGGAGCGGTGTACTGCCTCTCGCAGCGCGCTGACCACATCTGGGAAGCGGTCTCCAGTGCGACGACCCGGTCCCGGCCCATCATCAACACGCGCGACGAGCCGCATGCGGACGCGGAGCACTTCCGCCGCCTGCACGTGATCGTCGGGGACTCGTCGATGGCCGAGACGACGACGATGCTCAAGGTCGGTGCCACCGACATGCTGCTGCGTCTGGTCGAGGCCGGTGTCCCCATCCGGGACATGGCGCTGGAGAACCCCATCCGGGCCATCCGCGAGATCAGCCACGACATGACGGGGCGGCACCCCATCACGCTGGCGTCCGGTCGGACCGTGACGGCGATCGACCTGCAGGAGGAGTACCTCGCCCGGGTGGCGGACTTCGTCGGCTCGGAGGTCGGCCCGTCGCCGGAGACGAAGCAGGTCCTGGACCTGTGGGAGCGGGGCCTGCGGGCGCTGCGCACCGGGGACCTGTCCCTGGTCGACCGTGAGCTGGACTGGGCGATCAAGTACCGCATGATCGAGCGGTACCGCGCCAAGCACGGCCTGGAGCTGTCAGACGTGCGGGTGCAGCGCCTCGACCTCGCCTACCACGACATCTCTCGCACCGAGGGCCTGTACAACCTGCTCGCCGCCCGTGGCCTCGTCGAGCGGGTGACCACCGACGTGGAGGTGTTCGAGGCGACCGAGCAGCCGCCGCAGACGACGCGGGCCAAGCTGCGCGGCGACTTCGTGCGGGCGGCCCAGGATGCTCGGCGTGACTACACGGTGGACTGGGTGCATCTGAAGCTGAACGACCAGGCGCAGCGGACGGTCCTGTGCAAGGACCCGTTCCGGAGCGTCGACGAGCGGGTGGACCGGCTCATCGAGTCGATGTGA
- a CDS encoding FKBP-type peptidyl-prolyl cis-trans isomerase, protein MRLRAALLALLALLLTACAGPASSAPEVSVSGEPGSKPILTYVAPLDPGRTYRSTIWPGTGPELRDGEPVLLNYWVENARTATVVAESYSASPVTRELTPAALGADLYRTLSGAHIGARLLQVSPPGTGAGNDVPTVTVVDVLPLRATGQHVDPPQGLPTVKLAADGAPTLTPTGTDPPTSLVAQPLIRGSGRQVTRSDTVTVQYVGFSWKTGEAFDSTWSRGSPSSFSLVDVPAWADGLADQPVGSQLLLVVPPTYALGATQSQELSGQTVVFVVDILAVAAGGTS, encoded by the coding sequence GTGCGCCTGCGCGCTGCGCTGCTCGCGCTCCTCGCGCTGCTGCTCACGGCCTGCGCCGGACCGGCGTCGTCGGCGCCTGAGGTCTCCGTCTCCGGTGAGCCGGGCAGCAAGCCGATCCTCACCTACGTCGCCCCGCTCGATCCGGGACGGACCTACCGGTCCACCATCTGGCCCGGCACGGGGCCTGAGCTGCGCGACGGTGAGCCGGTGCTGCTGAACTACTGGGTGGAGAACGCCCGGACGGCCACCGTCGTCGCAGAGAGCTACTCGGCGAGCCCCGTGACGCGCGAGCTGACCCCTGCCGCGCTCGGCGCGGACCTGTACCGGACGCTGTCCGGCGCCCACATCGGCGCCCGGCTGCTCCAGGTGAGCCCGCCGGGGACCGGGGCCGGGAACGACGTGCCCACCGTCACCGTGGTCGACGTCCTGCCGCTTCGCGCCACCGGCCAGCACGTCGACCCGCCGCAGGGTCTTCCCACCGTGAAGCTCGCCGCGGACGGTGCGCCGACGCTGACGCCGACCGGGACGGACCCGCCCACCTCGCTGGTCGCCCAGCCGCTGATCCGTGGCTCCGGTCGCCAGGTGACGCGGAGCGACACGGTGACGGTCCAGTACGTCGGCTTCTCCTGGAAGACGGGCGAGGCGTTCGACTCCACCTGGAGCCGTGGCTCGCCGTCGTCGTTCTCTCTCGTGGACGTCCCCGCGTGGGCCGACGGCCTGGCCGACCAGCCGGTCGGCTCGCAGCTGCTGCTCGTGGTCCCGCCGACGTACGCCCTGGGTGCGACGCAGAGCCAGGAGCTGTCCGGGCAGACCGTCGTGTTCGTCGTCGACATCCTGGCGGTCGCCGCCGGAGGGACCTCATGA
- the hisF gene encoding imidazole glycerol phosphate synthase subunit HisF, producing the protein MSLALRVIPCLDVDAGRVVKGVNFENLRDAGDPVELARRYDAEGADEVTFLDVSASSAGRETTYDVVRRTAEQVFVPLTVGGGVRSAEDVDRLLRAGADKVGVNTAAIARPELIAEIAQRFGSQVLVLSVDARRCTGETRTSSGYEVTTHGGRRGTGIDAVEWAARAAELGAGEILLNSMDADGTEAGFDLQMLTDVRAAVSVPLIASGGAGTPAHFVEAARAGADAVLAASVFHFGQLTVRQVKDALRAAGVTVR; encoded by the coding sequence ATGAGCCTCGCCCTGCGTGTCATCCCGTGCCTCGACGTGGACGCCGGCCGCGTCGTCAAGGGCGTGAACTTCGAGAACCTCCGCGATGCCGGCGACCCGGTGGAGCTCGCGCGTCGTTACGACGCGGAGGGTGCCGACGAGGTCACGTTCCTCGACGTGTCCGCGTCGTCCGCCGGACGGGAGACGACGTACGACGTGGTGCGGCGCACCGCCGAGCAGGTGTTCGTGCCGCTGACCGTGGGCGGCGGCGTGCGCTCGGCGGAGGACGTGGACCGGCTGCTCCGGGCCGGTGCCGACAAGGTGGGCGTCAACACCGCGGCGATCGCCCGGCCCGAGCTCATCGCGGAGATCGCGCAGCGCTTCGGCTCGCAGGTCCTCGTCCTGTCCGTCGACGCCCGCCGTTGCACCGGCGAGACCCGGACATCGTCGGGCTACGAAGTGACCACCCACGGCGGTCGGCGTGGAACGGGGATCGACGCCGTGGAGTGGGCCGCCCGTGCCGCCGAGCTCGGCGCCGGAGAGATCCTGCTCAACTCGATGGACGCGGACGGCACGGAGGCCGGGTTCGACCTCCAGATGCTGACCGATGTGCGTGCAGCGGTCAGCGTGCCGCTGATCGCGAGCGGCGGGGCCGGCACGCCGGCGCACTTCGTCGAGGCGGCGCGGGCGGGCGCTGACGCGGTGCTCGCGGCGAGCGTCTTCCACTTCGGGCAGCTGACGGTCCGCCAGGTCAAGGACGCGCTGCGCGCCGCGGGGGTCACGGTCCGCTGA
- the hisI gene encoding phosphoribosyl-AMP cyclohydrolase, which yields MPAEPFAAPAVPGSTGLDPAVSARLAHDAAGLVAAVIQQHDTHEVLMLGWMDDEALHRTLTTGRVTFWSRSRREYWRKGDTSGHVQLVRSVDLDCDGDAVLVQVEQVGAACHTGARSCFDAGGPLPAVVGE from the coding sequence GTGCCCGCTGAGCCCTTCGCCGCCCCGGCCGTCCCTGGTTCCACCGGTCTCGACCCGGCCGTCTCGGCGCGCCTCGCGCACGACGCGGCAGGTCTGGTCGCCGCCGTCATCCAGCAGCACGACACGCACGAGGTGCTGATGCTGGGGTGGATGGACGACGAGGCGCTGCACCGGACGCTCACCACGGGACGCGTCACGTTCTGGAGCCGTTCCAGGCGTGAGTACTGGCGCAAGGGCGACACGTCCGGCCACGTCCAGCTGGTCCGTTCGGTCGACCTCGACTGCGACGGTGACGCCGTGCTGGTGCAGGTCGAGCAGGTCGGCGCCGCGTGCCACACCGGGGCTCGTTCGTGCTTCGACGCCGGCGGTCCGCTCCCCGCCGTGGTGGGCGAATGA